The Candidatus Cloacimonadota bacterium genome includes the window AACAAGATTAAGAATCCGGTTGACAGATTTGCTGAAAATAAATCTCTTAACCGAAAATAATCAGACGACAAGGAGTCAATAATGGCAAAAATGACAGTTGACCCGTTTTATTGTAAAGGATGTGGGATTTGTATTCCCGCGTGTCCCAAGAAGATAATCCGTCTTTCGGAGAAGTTCAATGAAAAGGGTTATCATTATGCAGAATGTTTTGACCAGGAAGCTTGCATTGCCTGTAAGCTCTGTTATGTAAGTTGTCCTGATGTGGCAATAACGGTAGAGAAGTAGGAGGAAAAGATGGCAGAAAAAATATTAATGAAAGGTAACGAAGCAATTGCAGAAGCTGCTCTTCGTGCAGGCTGCAGGTTATATTTTGCATATCCGATAACTCCTCAAAGTGAATTGATCGAATATATGTCCAGGATGATGCCGAAAGCCGGTGGCACTTTTGTGCAGGCAGAAAGTGAAGTCGCTGCGATCAATATGGTTTACGGAGCATCAGGCTGCGGAAAAAGAGTGATGACATCATCTTCTTCTCCGGGAGTTTCGCTCAAGCAGGAAGGAATTTCCTACATTTCTGGAGCAAGTTTACCGGCAGTTGTTGTAAATGTTGTGCGTGGAGGTCCCGGTCTTGGTGATATTCAACCAGCCCAGGGAGATTATTTTCAAGCCACGAGAGGTGGAGGACACGGAGATTATCGAACGATCGTTCTGGCTCCGAGCACAGTTCAGGAATTTGCTGATATGGCTCCCCTTGCCTTTGATCTTGCTGATAAATATCGGATGGTAGCTCTTATTCTTTCTGATGGTTTGATCGGACAAATGATGGAACCGGTGGAATTCCAGCCTGCAAAAACAGAGAAGGAACTGGAAGAACTCAATAATCAGCATTTAGACTGGTGTATGCATCCTAATGAGGACGAACCGAATCATCATCACCATATTATCAATTCATTGGAATTGGATCCGCATGTTCTATCCGATCTTGTTCTGAATCTGGAAAAGAAATATATAGAAGTGGAGAAGAATGAGATCAGGTTTGAAGAATACAATATTTCTCCTGATAATGAGATCGTTTGTGTTGCTTTTGGAACTGCTGCGAGAATAACTAAATCTGCGATCGACGAACTTCAGAAAGAAGGGAAAAGTGTTGGTTTGATCCGACCGATAACTCTCTGGCCCTTTCCAGCCAAAGCAATAGATGATGCTATTCATCAAAAAGTTCGCAAAGTTCTGACTCTCGAACTGAATCTTGGTCAGATGATAGATGATGTTCGTCTGGCATTAAAAGGAAAAGTCCCGGTTGAATTTATGGGAAGAGTCGGCGGACTGGTTTTCACACCGGAAGAAGTTAAAGCAAAAATAGAAGAGATATTCATCTAATAGATGTTCATCTAATAGATGTTTATCTAATAGATATTTTAGGAGGAAAAATGGAAATTATCGCCCAAAGACCAAAATCTTTGACAGATACACAATTCAGTTATTGTCCCGGCTGCACGCATGGGATTTCACATAGATTGATCGCAGAAGCAATGGACGAACTCGATTTGAGAAACTCGATGATGGGAGTTTGTCCGGTAGGATGCTCGGTTCTCGCTTATAATTTCTTTGATTGCGATATGGCGGAAGCTGCTCATGGAAGAGCTCCTGCACTTGCAACAGGAATGAAACGAGCCAGACCAGATATGCATGTTTTTACTTATCAGGGAGATGGAGATCTGGCAGCGATCGGAACTGCGGAAATTATTCATGCTGCCAATCGCGGAGAACATATTACGGTATTTTTCGTGAATAACGCAATTTACGGAATGACAGGCGGACAGATGGCTCCTACAACTTTACCCGGAATGAAAACTACAACTTCTCCCTATGGGAGGGACGAAACCGATATTGGTTATCCGATCAGAGTTAGTGAAATGCTGGCAACATTGGAAGCTCCGTATTATATTGCCAGAGTTTCATTGCTCTCACCTCAAGATATTATCAAAGCAAAGAAAGCAGTTTACAAAGCTTTGAAATTCAATAAAGAAGAAAGAGGATTCACTTTTGTGGAATTCGTTTCTACATGTCCAACCAATTGGGGATTAGAACCTTTGAAAGCGTTTGAATGGGCAAAAGAGAATATGCTGCCGTTCTTTAAGATTGGAGTTTTCAAAGATAAATCAATCGAGGAGGAAGCAAAATGATAATCGAAGTAATTTGCTCGGGATTTGGTGGACAGGGAGCTTTAACTGTTGGGAAATTCCTGTCACTCGCTGCTATGAAAGAAGGCAAAGATGTTTCCTGGCTTCCTTCCTACGGACCGGAAATGCGCGGTGGAACTGCTAATGTTGCAGTTGTGATCAGCGATAAACAAATTGCATCTCCTTTAGTTTCTAATCCGAATTTATTGATTGCTTTGAATAAACCATCTGTTGATAAATTCGGTCCGATGATAAAACCGGATGGTTTGATGATCGCAAATTCCGATATGTGTCCGGAAAAATTGGACAGAGAAGATA containing:
- a CDS encoding pyruvate ferredoxin oxidoreductase, whose translation is MIIEVICSGFGGQGALTVGKFLSLAAMKEGKDVSWLPSYGPEMRGGTANVAVVISDKQIASPLVSNPNLLIALNKPSVDKFGPMIKPDGLMIANSDMCPEKLDREDIEEIYAPMSSIATEIGSTKILNMVSLGVLIGKTGLVKFETVERDLKEILGKKNPALLEANLKAIAKGIEIGERS
- the vorB gene encoding 3-methyl-2-oxobutanoate dehydrogenase subunit VorB yields the protein MAEKILMKGNEAIAEAALRAGCRLYFAYPITPQSELIEYMSRMMPKAGGTFVQAESEVAAINMVYGASGCGKRVMTSSSSPGVSLKQEGISYISGASLPAVVVNVVRGGPGLGDIQPAQGDYFQATRGGGHGDYRTIVLAPSTVQEFADMAPLAFDLADKYRMVALILSDGLIGQMMEPVEFQPAKTEKELEELNNQHLDWCMHPNEDEPNHHHHIINSLELDPHVLSDLVLNLEKKYIEVEKNEIRFEEYNISPDNEIVCVAFGTAARITKSAIDELQKEGKSVGLIRPITLWPFPAKAIDDAIHQKVRKVLTLELNLGQMIDDVRLALKGKVPVEFMGRVGGLVFTPEEVKAKIEEIFI
- a CDS encoding 2-oxoglutarate oxidoreductase; amino-acid sequence: MEIIAQRPKSLTDTQFSYCPGCTHGISHRLIAEAMDELDLRNSMMGVCPVGCSVLAYNFFDCDMAEAAHGRAPALATGMKRARPDMHVFTYQGDGDLAAIGTAEIIHAANRGEHITVFFVNNAIYGMTGGQMAPTTLPGMKTTTSPYGRDETDIGYPIRVSEMLATLEAPYYIARVSLLSPQDIIKAKKAVYKALKFNKEERGFTFVEFVSTCPTNWGLEPLKAFEWAKENMLPFFKIGVFKDKSIEEEAK
- a CDS encoding 4Fe-4S dicluster domain-containing protein, which translates into the protein MAKMTVDPFYCKGCGICIPACPKKIIRLSEKFNEKGYHYAECFDQEACIACKLCYVSCPDVAITVEK